The stretch of DNA AACGTCTTGAGACAGCGCGCGTTCGAATTCCGCGACGCCGTTCAGGTCGGCCGTACCCACGGCATCCACGCGGAACCGATCACCTTCGGGATGAAGCTCGGCATGTGGGCCTTCGAGACAAGCCGTAATCTCGGGCGCCTGCGCACCGCGACCAGCGAGGCAGCCGTCGGCAAGGTGAGCGGGGCCGTTGGCGCATACAACAACGTCGATCCTCGTGTCGAGGAACTCGTCTGCGATGAGCTGGATCTCGGCCTCGAACCCATAAGCAACCAAGTGGTGCAGCGAGACCGGCACGCGGCATTCCTGAGCTGCCTAGCCATCATTGGAGCCAGCCTCGAGAAGTTCGCCACAGAGATTCGCCACTTGCAGCGCACCGAAGTGCGTGAAGCCGAGGAGGCTTTTGGCAAGGGCCAGAAGGGGTCGTCCGCCATGCCCCATAAGCGCAACCCGATCTTGAGCGAACGGATGGCGGGCTGCGCCCGCGTCCTACGCGGCAACGCCATTGTCGGCCTCGAGAACATGGCGCTCTGGCACGAACGGGACATCAGCCACAGCTCCGCGGAACGCATCGTGCTGCCGGACAGCTGCATCCTGCTCGACTACATGCTGCGCAAGTTCACAGCGCTCATGAACACGCTCGTGGTCGACACCGCGCGAATGCTCGCCAACCTCGACCAGAGCTACCGCCTAGTGTTCAGTGGCGCCATGTTGCTGGCGCTGGTTGACCACGGCATGCTGCGCGAAGACGCGTATCGCGTCGTCCAGGACTGCGCCATGCGCGCCTGGAGCGAGAGAGTCGACTTCGGGGATCTCATCAAGCAGAACCCCGAAGCCATGGCGGTCTTGAGCCTTCACGACGTCGATGCAGCCATGAATCCAGATCAGTACGTCCGCGGTCGCGAGGCGATCTTCGACCGCCTGGTTGCTCTGGAGTTCTCGCCGGCGACGACGCGCAACTAGCGCGCACTCGCCACAAGCATACGCGCCAGGGCCTCGCCAAGACCGGCGAGATCCTCCGCCGGCAGGACGCGCGCCGCGGCGGAGCTGAACAGAACGCGCGCCTCCGCCGGAAAGTCGTCGTCGCCCTGCCACACCAGAACGGCAAGGCGAATCTTGGGCAGCGCGCGAAACGCGTAGCCGGCGTCGGCGAGGTCCAGCTGCTCGCCTGCTTGAGCGCTCGCCACGGCGCGGAAGCGACCGAGAGATCCTCCTTCGCCCGCAGCGAAAGCCGCAGCCAGTGTCGCTTCGGCGCGCCGCGCGAACGAGGTCGCATAGAACATTCCATCCGGCAATTCGCGAAACGCATGCCAAGCGTCGTCATCCGACGATCCGTCAGCGCCGATGAGGTAGTGCAGGATCAGGATCGCCACAGCGGCATGCGCCGCTGCAGCACCGCAGGTCACCTCGCCGGCGGGGTGGGTCACCCGGTACTCGCGCGAGAAGTACG from Thermoleophilia bacterium encodes:
- a CDS encoding DUF3786 domain-containing protein; the encoded protein is MTETTEGGPVDETPRRFRDALSVAREAWAAADPHRQAALAACSMDGADVVVPYFSREYRVTHPAGEVTCGAAAAHAAVAILILHYLIGADGSSDDDAWHAFRELPDGMFYATSFARRAEATLAAAFAAGEGGSLGRFRAVASAQAGEQLDLADAGYAFRALPKIRLAVLVWQGDDDFPAEARVLFSSAAARVLPAEDLAGLGEALARMLVASAR
- the purB gene encoding adenylosuccinate lyase encodes the protein MIERYTLPEMGAIWTEEAKMQAWLEVEIAAVRAWNRLGKIPDEAVAQIEAKAAFDVARVAEIEAITNHDVIAFLTNVAEHVGDASKYVHYGMTSSDMLDTGLALQIKRAGALLDEDLVALGNVLRQRAFEFRDAVQVGRTHGIHAEPITFGMKLGMWAFETSRNLGRLRTATSEAAVGKVSGAVGAYNNVDPRVEELVCDELDLGLEPISNQVVQRDRHAAFLSCLAIIGASLEKFATEIRHLQRTEVREAEEAFGKGQKGSSAMPHKRNPILSERMAGCARVLRGNAIVGLENMALWHERDISHSSAERIVLPDSCILLDYMLRKFTALMNTLVVDTARMLANLDQSYRLVFSGAMLLALVDHGMLREDAYRVVQDCAMRAWSERVDFGDLIKQNPEAMAVLSLHDVDAAMNPDQYVRGREAIFDRLVALEFSPATTRN